A region from the Oceanidesulfovibrio marinus genome encodes:
- a CDS encoding quinone oxidoreductase family protein, whose translation MSKAIVIHETGGPEVLHWEEHNPGEPAPGEVRLVHEAVGLNFIDVYFRTGLYPLPSLPAVIGMEGAGIVDKVGEGVTELKEGDRVAYAGVLGAYAQVRCIPADRLVPLPDAISTHDAAGMMLQGMTARYLLKGCYPVGPGTTLLITAAAGGVGSILCQWAKHLGATVLGLVGSEEKAETARKNGCDHPILYREVDFVAAVRELTNGEGVDVAYDSVGQATFLKMLDCVRPMGTIVPFGQSSGDIEPFDLRLLSSKGSLFLTRPSLMDYTRKREDLLAHAKDLFDVVTAGVVTMRIMQEYPLSDVPQAHRDMEGRKTRGSTVLIP comes from the coding sequence ATGAGCAAGGCGATAGTTATCCATGAGACAGGCGGACCCGAGGTGCTGCACTGGGAAGAGCACAACCCGGGCGAGCCGGCCCCCGGCGAAGTGCGGCTCGTTCACGAGGCTGTGGGCCTGAACTTCATCGACGTCTACTTCCGCACCGGTCTGTACCCGCTGCCGTCGCTGCCGGCGGTAATCGGCATGGAAGGGGCAGGAATCGTGGACAAAGTGGGCGAGGGCGTGACCGAGCTCAAGGAGGGCGACAGGGTGGCCTACGCCGGCGTTCTGGGCGCCTACGCCCAGGTGCGCTGCATCCCGGCGGACAGGCTCGTGCCGCTGCCGGACGCCATCTCCACGCACGACGCCGCAGGCATGATGCTCCAGGGCATGACCGCCCGCTACCTGCTCAAGGGCTGCTACCCGGTGGGACCCGGCACAACCCTGCTGATCACGGCGGCGGCCGGGGGCGTGGGCTCCATCCTCTGCCAGTGGGCCAAGCATCTGGGCGCCACGGTTCTCGGTCTGGTCGGCTCGGAGGAAAAGGCGGAGACGGCGCGCAAGAACGGCTGCGATCATCCCATCTTATACAGGGAGGTAGACTTCGTGGCTGCCGTGCGCGAGCTGACGAACGGCGAGGGCGTGGACGTGGCCTATGACTCGGTGGGTCAGGCGACGTTCCTCAAGATGCTGGATTGCGTGCGGCCCATGGGCACCATCGTCCCCTTCGGCCAGTCCTCCGGGGACATCGAGCCGTTCGACCTGCGTCTGCTCTCTTCCAAGGGCTCCTTGTTCCTCACCCGGCCCAGCCTGATGGACTACACGAGAAAACGCGAGGATCTGCTGGCCCACGCCAAAGACCTCTTTGACGTGGTGACCGCCGGCGTCGTGACCATGCGCATCATGCAGGAGTACCCCTTGAGCGACGTGCCCCAGGCGCATAGGGATATGGAAGGCAGAAAGACCAGAGGCAGCACGGTGCTCATACCGTAA
- a CDS encoding cytochrome ubiquinol oxidase subunit I — protein MDALLLSRLQFAVATFFHFIFVPLTLGLSIMIAIMETKYVRTGDEEYKRMTKFWGKLFLINFAIGIVTGITLEFQFGTNWSRYSAYVGDIFGSLLAIEATAAFFLESTFIAVWVFGWNRIGKKFHAVTIWLVAIASNVSAFWIIMANGFMQHPVGYVMRNGRAELEDFIAVITNPFAWQQFLHVLFGAWMTAGFFVLGVSAYHLMKKNEVSLFRRSFNIGLVFALVFSVLVATQGHLHGNEVAKTQPTKLAAMESHWETQTNAPMYLITVPDPENERNSVELLGIPSLLSFLAYSNPDAEVVGLKDFPKEDRPPVWISFLSFRLMVGLGTLFPLVCLLAWFWRDKLPDKQWFARLLIWFIPLPIIALEAGWTLAEVGRQPWIVYGMMRTSDAVSPIDTSQVAITLVAITLLYTLLGFAEVYLLKRVAERGPVTH, from the coding sequence ATGGATGCCCTGTTGTTATCGCGGCTGCAGTTTGCGGTGGCGACCTTTTTCCACTTCATCTTCGTCCCACTTACTTTGGGTTTGTCCATCATGATCGCGATCATGGAGACAAAATACGTCAGGACGGGCGATGAAGAGTATAAGCGCATGACCAAGTTCTGGGGAAAGCTGTTCCTCATCAACTTCGCCATCGGTATCGTCACCGGCATCACCCTGGAGTTCCAGTTCGGCACCAACTGGTCCCGCTACTCCGCCTATGTGGGCGACATTTTCGGCTCCCTGCTCGCCATCGAGGCGACGGCGGCGTTCTTCCTGGAGTCGACGTTCATCGCCGTGTGGGTGTTCGGCTGGAACCGGATCGGCAAGAAGTTCCACGCCGTCACTATCTGGCTTGTGGCCATCGCATCCAACGTCTCGGCGTTCTGGATCATCATGGCCAACGGCTTCATGCAGCATCCGGTGGGGTACGTGATGCGCAACGGACGGGCCGAACTGGAAGACTTCATCGCCGTTATTACCAACCCGTTTGCCTGGCAGCAGTTCCTGCATGTGCTCTTCGGCGCGTGGATGACCGCCGGCTTCTTCGTGCTGGGCGTTTCCGCCTACCACCTGATGAAGAAGAACGAGGTCTCGCTCTTCAGGCGCTCCTTCAATATCGGGCTGGTCTTCGCGCTGGTCTTCTCCGTGCTGGTGGCCACGCAGGGGCACCTGCACGGCAACGAGGTGGCCAAGACCCAGCCCACCAAGCTGGCGGCCATGGAGTCCCACTGGGAGACCCAGACCAACGCGCCCATGTACCTGATCACGGTCCCTGATCCGGAGAACGAGCGCAACAGCGTGGAGCTTCTGGGTATCCCGTCCCTGTTGAGCTTCCTGGCGTACAGCAATCCCGACGCCGAGGTCGTGGGCCTCAAGGACTTCCCCAAGGAAGACCGGCCGCCGGTATGGATATCCTTCCTCAGCTTCCGGCTCATGGTTGGCCTGGGCACGCTCTTCCCGCTGGTATGCCTGCTTGCCTGGTTCTGGCGTGACAAGCTGCCCGACAAGCAATGGTTTGCGCGGCTGCTCATCTGGTTCATACCCCTGCCCATTATCGCCCTGGAGGCGGGCTGGACCCTGGCCGAAGTTGGACGCCAGCCGTGGATCGTCTACGGCATGATGCGGACGAGCGATGCGGTCTCACCCATCGATACATCGCAGGTGGCCATCACCCTCGTCGCCATCACCCTGCTGTACACGTTGCTGGGATTCGCCGAAGTTTATCTGCTCAAGCGCGTCGCCGAGCGCGGACCCGTAACGCACTAG
- a CDS encoding HU family DNA-binding protein: MFTKAQFVDSLREALPEVFPTKVSADKAFDAFCKILGDAISSDQGIRLPNVGTFSLTKRAARTGRNPQTGDTIRIPAKRVIRFNPAKTLKESLNK; this comes from the coding sequence ATGTTTACCAAGGCTCAATTTGTTGATTCGCTGCGTGAAGCGCTTCCTGAAGTGTTCCCCACGAAAGTCAGTGCGGACAAGGCGTTTGACGCGTTCTGCAAGATCCTTGGCGATGCCATTTCGTCGGATCAGGGCATCCGCCTGCCCAACGTCGGCACCTTCAGCCTGACCAAGCGCGCCGCCCGCACCGGCCGCAACCCCCAGACCGGCGACACCATCCGTATTCCGGCCAAACGGGTCATTCGCTTCAATCCGGCGAAGACCCTCAAGGAATCGCTGAACAAGTAG
- the cydB gene encoding cytochrome d ubiquinol oxidase subunit II — MLETIWFILWGVLWALYFVLDGFDLGIGMLMPFLAKDERDRRIMYNAQGPFWDGNEVWLITAGGVTFAAFPGTYAVLFSSLYTPLLLLLFALIIRGVTFEFRHLGETARWKRLWDICHFLGSFLAALLLGVAFANIFMGIPIDAQGVNEGNLLSLLNSYGLIGGIVFVLVFCFHGSLWLSVKASGEMEQRAKATARGLWFIVAIGAVVFLFFSAVFTKLYDNYLANPVLFLIPIGAVVGLLLSRMALGQNKQAQAFLWSGLFILCVAFFGIAGIYPALLPSSLNPAYSMTITNSSSSTLTLQIMLGVALVMVPIVLIYQLWVYKHFSYKLETDEDLYY, encoded by the coding sequence ATGCTCGAGACAATATGGTTCATACTCTGGGGCGTCCTCTGGGCCCTCTACTTCGTCCTCGACGGGTTCGACCTGGGCATCGGCATGCTCATGCCGTTCCTGGCCAAGGACGAGCGTGACAGACGCATCATGTACAACGCCCAGGGCCCGTTCTGGGATGGCAACGAGGTCTGGCTGATCACAGCCGGCGGCGTTACCTTCGCCGCCTTCCCCGGCACCTACGCCGTGCTTTTCAGCAGCCTGTATACGCCGCTGCTCCTGCTGCTGTTCGCGCTCATCATCCGCGGCGTGACCTTCGAGTTCCGCCATCTGGGCGAGACCGCCAGGTGGAAGCGGCTGTGGGACATCTGCCACTTCCTGGGCAGCTTCCTGGCCGCGCTGCTGCTGGGCGTGGCCTTTGCGAACATCTTCATGGGCATTCCCATAGACGCCCAGGGCGTCAACGAGGGCAACCTCCTGTCCCTGCTCAACTCCTACGGCCTCATCGGCGGCATCGTCTTCGTCCTGGTGTTCTGCTTCCACGGCAGCCTCTGGCTCTCCGTGAAGGCCTCCGGCGAGATGGAGCAACGCGCCAAGGCCACGGCCCGCGGGCTGTGGTTCATCGTGGCCATCGGCGCGGTGGTGTTCCTCTTCTTCTCCGCCGTGTTCACCAAGCTCTATGACAACTACCTGGCCAACCCGGTGCTTTTCCTCATTCCCATCGGCGCCGTGGTGGGGCTCTTGCTGTCGCGCATGGCCCTGGGCCAGAACAAGCAGGCCCAGGCGTTCCTCTGGTCCGGCCTGTTCATCCTCTGCGTGGCCTTCTTCGGCATTGCCGGCATCTATCCGGCCCTGCTGCCGTCCAGCCTGAACCCGGCGTATTCCATGACCATCACCAACTCGTCCTCCAGCACGCTGACCTTGCAGATCATGCTCGGCGTGGCCCTGGTCATGGTGCCCATCGTGCTGATCTACCAGCTCTGGGTGTACAAGCACTTCAGCTATAAGCTGGAGACTGACGAGGACCTGTACTACTAG
- a CDS encoding FprA family A-type flavoprotein yields MRALKLRDDIYWVGAVDWASRDFHGYSRSPWGTTYNAYLVKDEKVTLFDTVKREFAGSLMCSMSHVLDSLEQVDYIVVNHLEPDHAGSLDELVAACKPEKIFCSPMCEKAMGTYFPQYKDWPVEVVKTGETLSLGKRTVEFVETKMLHWPDSMFSYIPEEKMLISNDAFGQNIASSERYADEVDRGLVDRLMREYYGNIVLPFSPIVLKTLELVTELGLEIDLIAPDHGLMFRGDDVQYALKRYQEFAEQKPTMKAVVFYDTMWHSTEQLAGAITQGLQEEGVSVHLLGLKQNHHSAVMTEVMDAGAVVVGSPTHNNGILPYVAATLQYMKGLKPKNKIGGAFGSFGWSGESTKILTDWMEGMGIEMPQDPLRFKNAPTHEMLAQASEWGRNLGRALKEKVGA; encoded by the coding sequence ATGCGTGCATTGAAGTTACGTGACGATATTTACTGGGTTGGCGCTGTCGACTGGGCCTCCAGGGATTTCCACGGCTACTCCCGTTCTCCCTGGGGAACCACCTACAACGCCTACCTGGTCAAGGATGAGAAGGTAACGCTCTTCGACACGGTGAAGCGCGAGTTCGCCGGCTCCCTGATGTGCTCCATGAGCCATGTGCTCGATTCCCTGGAGCAGGTTGACTACATCGTAGTGAACCACCTGGAGCCCGACCACGCCGGCAGCCTCGACGAGCTGGTGGCCGCCTGCAAGCCGGAGAAGATCTTCTGCTCGCCCATGTGCGAAAAGGCCATGGGCACCTACTTCCCGCAGTACAAAGACTGGCCTGTGGAAGTGGTGAAGACCGGGGAGACCCTGAGCCTGGGCAAGCGCACCGTGGAGTTCGTGGAAACCAAGATGCTCCACTGGCCGGACTCCATGTTCAGCTACATCCCGGAAGAGAAGATGCTGATCTCCAACGACGCCTTCGGCCAGAACATCGCTTCCTCGGAACGCTATGCGGACGAGGTGGATCGCGGGCTGGTGGACCGGCTGATGCGCGAGTACTACGGCAACATCGTGCTGCCGTTCTCGCCCATCGTGCTCAAAACCCTGGAGCTGGTCACCGAGCTCGGCCTGGAGATCGATCTCATCGCCCCGGATCATGGTCTGATGTTCCGCGGCGACGATGTGCAGTACGCGCTCAAGCGCTACCAGGAGTTTGCAGAGCAGAAGCCGACCATGAAGGCCGTGGTGTTCTACGACACCATGTGGCACTCCACGGAGCAGCTCGCCGGGGCTATCACCCAGGGCCTGCAGGAGGAGGGCGTCTCCGTGCATCTGCTGGGCCTCAAGCAGAACCACCACAGCGCGGTGATGACCGAGGTCATGGACGCCGGCGCCGTAGTCGTGGGCTCGCCCACGCACAACAACGGCATCCTGCCCTACGTAGCCGCCACGCTGCAGTACATGAAGGGCCTCAAGCCCAAGAACAAGATCGGCGGCGCCTTCGGCTCCTTCGGCTGGTCCGGCGAGTCCACCAAGATCCTCACCGACTGGATGGAAGGCATGGGCATCGAGATGCCGCAGGACCCGTTGCGCTTCAAGAACGCGCCCACGCACGAGATGCTGGCGCAAGCCTCGGAGTGGGGCCGCAATCTGGGCCGCGCGCTCAAGGAAAAGGTCGGCGCCTAG
- a CDS encoding methyl-accepting chemotaxis protein, with amino-acid sequence MLSLKKSLGAKVLLLVCLVSLAAFGGLFFANSYWQRTSNLEIIRRGAEKTASLIFEAISEPMSVGNNAATTKQFERIHKKFADVRAYLTDFNGNITYSTEDKTLRKDVNAVVESDALNAILKESLQDSDEVYTHGRVMPLGDTPYFLEVSRIRNEKACHHCHGPNRKSLGAMVVMQDISPAMAAMHGQQIKSGAISLAGLAALVVLLYFLLRIGVMDRVRGLMTTAGRVEKGDLDISFDSRGSDELAQLGHHLESMVVAIKDQLEYNKGVLQGIIVPLYVADGNGVITFCNKPLANILGTGSCEQFEGRKAGEYFRDPEGGDVTEQSLTECGVRSGFIRFKKDDGTVTPLRYELSPLCDAEGRVTGAIGVMMDLTQEEADKEKIRQHGENLQQVAEQVMDVAHSLADAARELSMQMDELTGSVDSTARQTDDLAASMEQMNATVFHVANNAGEVASASEQARDVAHQGGKEVESTLQTTREVAQRAERLAGALATLDTRAENIGAVVAVINEIADQTNLLALNAAIEAARAGEAGKGFAVVADEVRKLAERTMQATKEVEGVVVEIQQGTRDAVQEMGATKDMVEESSTRAENAGNVLEKILEQAGSIAEKVQSIAGASQQQSSASESINESVSRINNLSQEGARRIEEANDAITRVSEMAGNLASLVELFREDRRSHSRLDVSGAGITHTVGVRVDGSTVEMKLINISAGGARLEATQSTRTLMDQEAVAFLPRMPKGSGVPETVPAQVRWAGGRLVGIQFNTPWSLGPSELERLVHSLKRR; translated from the coding sequence ATGCTCAGCCTCAAAAAGTCGCTCGGCGCCAAGGTTCTGCTTCTCGTCTGTCTCGTGTCGCTCGCCGCGTTCGGCGGGTTGTTCTTCGCCAACTCCTATTGGCAGCGCACCTCGAATCTCGAGATCATCCGCCGGGGGGCGGAGAAGACCGCTTCGCTCATTTTCGAGGCTATCAGTGAGCCCATGTCCGTCGGCAACAATGCCGCAACCACCAAACAGTTCGAGCGGATTCACAAGAAGTTCGCCGATGTCCGCGCCTATCTGACGGACTTCAACGGCAACATTACCTACTCCACAGAGGACAAGACGCTGCGCAAGGACGTGAACGCAGTGGTCGAGTCCGACGCCCTGAACGCCATCCTGAAGGAATCGCTGCAGGACTCGGACGAGGTGTACACGCACGGGCGGGTCATGCCGCTGGGCGATACCCCGTACTTCCTGGAGGTCAGCAGAATCCGCAACGAGAAGGCCTGCCACCACTGCCATGGCCCTAACAGGAAGAGCCTGGGCGCCATGGTGGTGATGCAGGACATCTCCCCGGCCATGGCCGCCATGCACGGCCAGCAGATCAAGAGCGGGGCCATCTCCCTTGCCGGCCTCGCCGCCCTTGTGGTGCTTCTCTACTTCCTGCTGCGCATCGGCGTCATGGATCGCGTGCGCGGCCTCATGACCACGGCCGGCCGGGTGGAGAAGGGTGATCTGGACATCAGCTTCGACTCCCGCGGCTCGGATGAGCTCGCCCAGCTCGGCCATCATCTCGAATCCATGGTCGTCGCCATCAAGGACCAGCTGGAGTACAACAAAGGCGTACTCCAGGGCATCATCGTGCCGCTCTACGTGGCGGACGGCAATGGCGTCATCACCTTCTGCAACAAGCCGCTGGCCAACATTCTGGGCACCGGTTCGTGCGAACAGTTCGAAGGCCGCAAGGCCGGTGAGTACTTCCGCGATCCCGAAGGCGGCGACGTGACCGAGCAGTCACTCACCGAGTGCGGCGTGCGCTCGGGCTTCATCCGCTTCAAGAAGGACGACGGCACGGTTACGCCCCTGCGCTACGAGCTTTCCCCGCTGTGCGACGCCGAAGGCCGCGTAACCGGCGCCATCGGCGTGATGATGGATTTGACCCAGGAGGAGGCGGACAAGGAGAAGATCCGCCAGCACGGCGAGAATCTCCAGCAGGTGGCCGAGCAGGTCATGGACGTGGCGCACAGCTTGGCCGACGCGGCGCGAGAGCTCTCCATGCAGATGGACGAGCTGACCGGGAGCGTGGACAGCACGGCCCGGCAGACCGACGACCTGGCCGCTTCCATGGAGCAGATGAACGCCACGGTGTTCCATGTGGCCAACAACGCCGGCGAGGTGGCCAGCGCCTCGGAGCAGGCGCGCGACGTGGCCCATCAGGGCGGCAAGGAGGTGGAGTCCACTCTGCAGACCACCCGCGAGGTGGCCCAGCGGGCGGAGCGGCTTGCCGGCGCCCTGGCCACGCTGGACACCCGGGCCGAGAACATCGGCGCCGTTGTCGCCGTGATCAACGAGATCGCCGACCAGACCAACCTGCTGGCGCTGAACGCGGCCATCGAGGCGGCGCGGGCCGGCGAGGCCGGCAAGGGCTTTGCCGTGGTCGCGGACGAGGTGCGCAAGCTGGCAGAGCGGACCATGCAGGCCACCAAGGAGGTGGAGGGCGTGGTCGTGGAGATTCAGCAGGGCACCCGCGACGCGGTGCAGGAAATGGGCGCGACCAAGGATATGGTGGAGGAGAGCTCCACCCGCGCGGAGAATGCCGGGAATGTTCTGGAAAAGATCCTGGAGCAGGCCGGCTCCATCGCGGAAAAGGTCCAGTCCATCGCAGGGGCCTCGCAGCAGCAGTCCTCGGCCAGCGAGAGCATCAATGAGAGCGTCTCGCGCATCAACAACCTGTCGCAGGAAGGAGCGCGGCGCATCGAAGAAGCCAACGACGCCATCACCCGGGTCTCGGAGATGGCCGGCAACCTGGCCAGCCTGGTGGAGCTCTTCCGGGAGGACCGGCGCTCACACAGCCGTCTGGACGTATCCGGCGCGGGCATCACCCACACCGTGGGCGTGCGCGTGGACGGCAGCACCGTGGAGATGAAGCTGATCAACATATCGGCTGGTGGCGCGCGGCTGGAGGCAACCCAAAGTACGCGAACGCTGATGGACCAGGAGGCGGTCGCCTTCCTGCCGCGTATGCCCAAGGGGTCGGGCGTGCCGGAAACGGTTCCCGCGCAAGTGCGCTGGGCCGGCGGCCGGCTTGTGGGCATCCAGTTCAACACGCCGTGGAGTCTGGGGCCGAGTGAATTGGAACGGCTGGTGCACTCCCTCAAGAGGCGTTAA
- the rd gene encoding rubredoxin, whose product MDKYICNICGYEYDPEAGDPDNGVKPGTPFEDIPDDWVCPVCGAPKDEFSKAS is encoded by the coding sequence ATGGACAAGTATATCTGCAATATCTGCGGCTATGAATACGATCCCGAAGCCGGAGATCCGGACAACGGCGTGAAGCCTGGCACCCCCTTCGAGGACATCCCGGACGACTGGGTTTGCCCTGTGTGCGGCGCTCCCAAAGACGAGTTCTCGAAAGCCTCCTAG
- a CDS encoding MerR family transcriptional regulator, with the protein MAEPEARPHDPGLLTIAEIAKRYDLPESTARYYCKRFLDFLPHSGHGKRRRYRPEAMDVFAIILPEMKKRKDAAAVEAVLEESFSRVVVDKSDTESALSHRGSGAVFAADIDGAAFMTAIERQNEALQGIASALARFASAQGEIKALKELVARQQNALERMSNELARIRSLQDDAESTHQQDMEQLRRHLGHLAGELHKAQSE; encoded by the coding sequence ATGGCCGAACCAGAAGCACGGCCCCATGATCCAGGGCTGCTGACCATTGCTGAGATAGCCAAGCGTTACGATCTTCCTGAATCCACGGCGCGGTACTACTGCAAACGCTTTCTGGATTTTCTGCCGCACTCCGGCCACGGCAAACGGCGCCGCTATCGCCCCGAAGCCATGGATGTCTTTGCGATTATTTTGCCTGAGATGAAAAAACGCAAGGACGCGGCAGCCGTGGAAGCCGTGCTCGAAGAATCATTTTCCCGAGTCGTCGTGGATAAGTCAGACACCGAGAGCGCCCTGTCGCACAGGGGCTCCGGCGCCGTCTTTGCCGCGGACATCGACGGCGCCGCCTTCATGACCGCCATCGAACGCCAGAACGAGGCGCTCCAGGGCATCGCTTCAGCCCTTGCCAGGTTCGCCTCGGCCCAGGGCGAGATCAAAGCGCTCAAGGAGCTCGTGGCCCGGCAGCAGAACGCCCTGGAGCGAATGAGCAACGAGCTGGCGCGCATCCGCAGCCTGCAGGACGACGCCGAGAGCACCCACCAGCAGGATATGGAGCAGCTCCGTCGCCACCTGGGCCACCTGGCCGGGGAGCTTCACAAGGCGCAAAGCGAGTAG